The Solirubrobacter pauli sequence GTGGCCGACGGTGGCGACGGGACGCTGGACGCGTTGCTGCCGCAGCTCGGCGGCGAGCTCGTGGCGCGCACCGTGACGGGCCCGCTCGGGCGACCCGTCAAGACCGGGTTCGGGTTGATCGAGGGTGGGGGGACGGCGATCGTCGAGATGGCGATGGCGTCCGGGCTCGCGTTGGTCGGTGAGGACATGGACGCGTGGGCCGCGACGACGTACGGCACCGGGGAGCTGATCGCGGCCGCCGCGCAGGCCGGGGCGGCGGTGATCCTGGTGGCGGTCGGGGGGTCGGCGACCACCGACGGCGGCGCCGGCGCGATCGAGGCGATCGAGGCCGCCGGCGGGATCGGGCGGGCGAAGATCGTGATCCTCACGGACGTGCGGACGCCGTGGGAGGACGCGCCGAAGGTGTTCGGGCCGCAGAAGGGCGCGGACGCCGCGATGGTCGCGAAGCTCGAGCGGCGGCTCGACGAGCTCGCGCCCACGCTCAAGCGCGACCCGCGCGGGGTGCCGATGACCGGCGCCGCGGGTGGGTTGAGCGGCGGGTTGTGGGCGCAGTACGGCGCGGCGCTCGAGCCGGGCGCGCCGTTCGTGCTCGACGCGCTCGACTTCGACGACCGGATGCGCGCCGCGCGCGCCGTGGTGACCGGCGAGGGCCGGCTCGACCAGCAGACGCTCGAGGGCAAGCTGGTGGGCGAGATCGGGACCCGCACGCGGCAGGCCGGGGTGCCGCTGCACGCGATCGTCGGGCGCGACGAGCTCGACGGCTTCGGCAAGCGGATGATCGACCTGCAGATGGTCCAGGAGGCCACGAACCTCGAGGAGCTGGAAGCCGCGGGCGAGCGCCTCGGCGAGGCGCTCGCCAGCGGTGAGGCTTGAACCGGCGCCGGGGGACGGAGGACGGCGCTCGGCCTCGGCCGCCGGCCGTGGGGTGACGGCCGGCGACGACTCGGACGGGTGACCTACGGGTTGGTGGTGGAGAGCGTGAAGGTCAGCGTCTTCGAGTAGGTGCCGGTGCGCAGCGGCTCGTTCGCGCCGATCGGCTGGGTGAAGGCGATCACGGACTCGGCGTTCGTGACCGGGCCGGTCCACGCGTTCGGGGTGATCGCGACGCCCAACGGCGAGGCGAGCGTGAACGCGCCGTTGGTCAGCTTGCCCGGATCGCCGACGGTCAGCGAGGCGTCGCCGGCGGTGGAGATGACCGTCGCCTTGGTCGAGGCGGTGTAGACCTGCTCGACGCCCGGGGTGAACGCGCCGAAGGAGCCCGGCGTGCCCAGCGTCAGCGACAGCGTGGCCGGGACGGCGCCGCCGACCGTGGCCGGGACGTCCCGCTGCTCACCGCGGCAGCGGCGTATGTCGGCGGCCGCCAGCTTCGGGCCGGTGAGGCCCGGGGCCGCGGCGGAGCCCAGCAGCGCCTCGAGGCGCTCCGGGTAGTTGGTGAACATGCCGTCGACGCCGAGGTCGAGCATGCGCTTGAGGTCCGCGTCGGTGTTGACCGTGTACGGGTGCAGGTTCAGGCACGCGGCGTGCGCGGCGTCGACGAACGCCTTGGTCACGCCGCCGAACGACGGCCCCCAGCCGACCGCGTACTCGCGCACGGCCGGGATGCTCGCGACGCTCGCGTTGCCGAGGAACACCAGCGGCAGGCGCGGGTCCATCGCGTGCACCTTCTTGAGCGAGTCGGCGCTGAACGACTGGATCAGCACCTGCCAGTCCTTGACGGCCGGCTCACGCAGGTCGTACTTGTCCAGGAGCGCCAGGAGCTTGGCCTCCATGTCGTCCTCGGGGTCCGGCGTCTTGGTCTCGATGTAGTAGTTGACCGTCTTGCCGTAGCGCTGGAAGACCTCCTCCAGCGTCGGGACCTTCTCGTC is a genomic window containing:
- a CDS encoding glycerate kinase, whose amino-acid sequence is MTVVPERPVLVAPDKFKGTFNAAQVAGAIGRGLEKAGLMPPDLCPVADGGDGTLDALLPQLGGELVARTVTGPLGRPVKTGFGLIEGGGTAIVEMAMASGLALVGEDMDAWAATTYGTGELIAAAAQAGAAVILVAVGGSATTDGGAGAIEAIEAAGGIGRAKIVILTDVRTPWEDAPKVFGPQKGADAAMVAKLERRLDELAPTLKRDPRGVPMTGAAGGLSGGLWAQYGAALEPGAPFVLDALDFDDRMRAARAVVTGEGRLDQQTLEGKLVGEIGTRTRQAGVPLHAIVGRDELDGFGKRMIDLQMVQEATNLEELEAAGERLGEALASGEA
- a CDS encoding glycerophosphodiester phosphodiesterase — protein: MKKTLALGLLALACVAPAQASAVQLNIGHRGASGTRPEHTFAAYDRALALGADYIEQDLQVTSDGVLVVLHDGTLDRTVRGPAENCTGAVDTKTLAQIKTCSAGTWFGAEWADEKVPTLEEVFQRYGKTVNYYIETKTPDPEDDMEAKLLALLDKYDLREPAVKDWQVLIQSFSADSLKKVHAMDPRLPLVFLGNASVASIPAVREYAVGWGPSFGGVTKAFVDAAHAACLNLHPYTVNTDADLKRMLDLGVDGMFTNYPERLEALLGSAAAPGLTGPKLAAADIRRCRGEQRDVPATVGGAVPATLSLTLGTPGSFGAFTPGVEQVYTASTKATVISTAGDASLTVGDPGKLTNGAFTLASPLGVAITPNAWTGPVTNAESVIAFTQPIGANEPLRTGTYSKTLTFTLSTTNP